One Actinoplanes missouriensis 431 DNA segment encodes these proteins:
- a CDS encoding LppU/SCO3897 family protein, producing MTSEGHHAGQPAEATSGGPGSGGYSPDGSGGYSPGGPGGYSPDGSGGFPPGGSGGFPSESDGQRPAGRASAPAPADNVPTSYGPPPQATPNGGSPFVVPQVAAFGAGPKPAGTPYGSARVPAEENELPRREPTASPYGPVTPGAAPYGSPASGFPGAPAGSGTPGQAGWTPPAAPPAQASAGSSGPGGLPTRTPGASVPASDDSGGTSFSAFGDQPVRVPGASLTDLPDSSGPSGFTAGPAQNSWMQNNARTAAAPESSDPSRPAAFPTRRGDGSGFPLRTPAGPAIENDGAGVDLPSRTPSEPGAVPGGGQPQFGGPFGSAPQGDPFGSAPQGDPFGSAPQGDGSAQPFSSAPQQGGTYGSAPQSGGAYGSPQQSDPGFPPAPQSGGTYGSAQQADGPFGNAPQSANGFGNASPAGGGFGSAEAGPEASADRDAEPAGGSGFPQRVPGAALGTGGAPTPPPAPAPTSGSAVPQPRDPGERPAVGSARPVTASASVPGARVDATELPPPAPAPQARVYGRPAATPPAELETSDEDRSDSEQSGAFPAAPFSPAGAGQHADSPFPQQPNAPQHQDAPFGGQQPDAPYGTPQADAPFGAQQPDAPYGVPQTDAPYGAQQAEAPYGSRPADAPYGTQQTDAPFGSQQPNAPFGTQQSDSPYGVPQQDASSAQQAESPFSAPLADAPFAAQRNEAPFGAPFAPPRPDADEPSGSFQQDRFTPPGGHPSNNGSGFPGPGQRTDDEPSGGFAAAPLPQRGYPQQPGAENPFGQRPGESQRPGESQRPGESQYPGESQRPGEDQHPGDAGPFGPRPGDAPQSNTYGQRPDDNTYGQRADDNAYGQRADDAYGQRADDNGSEPSGGFGSVPFPQRDGGFGNEAPGVAPQSPARASARASASARIAPQDTPGAPPFPGSGGSPYSMPGSPQFPSSGGPAFGAPGSPARPGDPAGPPFNEFTTDLAGRGASPDQFSELTTDVSGRGSNPYVPAPALPPMPGEPAPGVYPGSPAARATVTPPGPEDTTSWPGPDEQDRFEQFKAEEPPAPASPKVNVRTVPVTIAVVLGAGLLLALVFGLVYLISGDDEFNVAQGDCVTRSSGNKPVKADCSTAGAFEVVSIAGAKEQCADQAQPYIVVPKDGGDQVLCLKPKA from the coding sequence ATGACGTCCGAGGGGCACCACGCCGGTCAGCCGGCCGAAGCCACGTCGGGCGGACCTGGTTCGGGCGGTTACTCGCCTGACGGTTCGGGGGGTTACTCGCCCGGCGGTCCGGGTGGCTACTCTCCCGACGGCTCGGGTGGCTTCCCGCCCGGCGGCTCAGGTGGCTTCCCGTCCGAGTCCGATGGTCAGCGACCGGCCGGTCGGGCATCCGCCCCGGCGCCGGCCGACAACGTCCCCACCTCCTACGGCCCTCCGCCGCAGGCCACGCCGAACGGCGGCTCGCCGTTCGTGGTCCCGCAGGTCGCCGCGTTCGGCGCCGGCCCCAAGCCGGCCGGCACTCCGTATGGTTCGGCCCGCGTGCCGGCCGAGGAGAACGAGCTGCCCCGCCGCGAGCCGACCGCCTCGCCCTATGGGCCGGTCACTCCCGGTGCGGCGCCCTATGGATCGCCGGCTTCCGGCTTCCCGGGCGCGCCCGCTGGCTCCGGTACTCCCGGGCAGGCCGGCTGGACTCCGCCGGCCGCTCCCCCGGCCCAGGCCTCCGCTGGTTCCAGCGGCCCCGGTGGGCTGCCCACACGCACCCCGGGCGCTTCCGTTCCGGCCTCGGACGACTCCGGCGGCACCAGTTTCTCCGCTTTCGGTGACCAGCCGGTGCGCGTGCCCGGCGCCAGCCTCACCGACCTCCCCGACTCTTCCGGCCCGAGCGGTTTCACCGCGGGCCCGGCACAGAACAGCTGGATGCAGAACAACGCTCGCACCGCCGCCGCCCCCGAGAGCTCCGACCCGAGCCGGCCGGCCGCCTTCCCGACCCGGCGCGGCGACGGCAGCGGCTTCCCGCTGCGCACGCCGGCCGGCCCAGCCATCGAGAACGACGGCGCCGGCGTGGACCTCCCGTCCCGCACCCCGTCGGAGCCGGGCGCCGTGCCCGGTGGTGGGCAGCCGCAGTTCGGCGGCCCGTTCGGCTCCGCCCCGCAGGGTGACCCGTTCGGCTCCGCCCCGCAGGGTGACCCGTTCGGCTCCGCCCCGCAGGGTGACGGGAGCGCGCAGCCGTTCAGCTCCGCTCCGCAGCAGGGTGGGACCTACGGTTCCGCCCCGCAGTCCGGCGGCGCATACGGATCCCCGCAGCAGTCCGACCCGGGTTTCCCGCCGGCGCCTCAGTCCGGTGGCACCTATGGGTCCGCGCAGCAGGCGGACGGCCCGTTCGGGAACGCGCCGCAGTCCGCGAACGGCTTTGGGAACGCCTCGCCGGCCGGTGGCGGGTTCGGGTCGGCTGAGGCCGGTCCGGAGGCTTCCGCCGACCGTGACGCCGAGCCTGCCGGTGGTTCCGGATTCCCGCAGCGTGTGCCCGGTGCCGCACTCGGCACCGGTGGCGCGCCGACTCCCCCTCCGGCGCCCGCGCCGACTTCCGGCAGCGCCGTGCCGCAGCCGCGCGACCCGGGCGAACGCCCCGCGGTCGGCTCGGCCCGCCCGGTGACGGCCAGCGCGTCGGTGCCCGGCGCCCGCGTCGACGCCACCGAACTCCCGCCACCGGCACCCGCTCCTCAAGCCCGGGTCTACGGCCGTCCCGCCGCAACACCCCCGGCCGAGCTGGAGACCAGCGACGAGGACCGCTCCGACAGCGAGCAGTCCGGCGCGTTCCCGGCCGCGCCGTTCTCCCCGGCCGGTGCCGGGCAGCACGCGGACTCACCGTTCCCGCAGCAGCCGAACGCGCCGCAACACCAGGACGCGCCTTTCGGAGGCCAGCAGCCGGACGCGCCCTATGGAACGCCGCAGGCCGACGCGCCGTTCGGGGCACAGCAGCCCGACGCGCCCTACGGTGTGCCGCAGACCGACGCGCCGTACGGAGCGCAGCAGGCCGAGGCTCCTTACGGGTCCCGGCCGGCCGACGCGCCTTACGGAACGCAGCAGACCGACGCTCCCTTCGGGTCGCAGCAGCCCAATGCTCCTTTTGGGACGCAGCAGAGCGATTCCCCCTACGGCGTGCCGCAGCAGGATGCTTCCTCCGCGCAGCAAGCGGAGTCTCCGTTCTCCGCGCCGCTGGCTGACGCGCCGTTCGCCGCGCAGCGGAACGAAGCACCGTTCGGCGCTCCGTTCGCGCCGCCGCGGCCGGACGCGGACGAGCCCTCCGGCTCGTTCCAGCAGGACCGGTTCACGCCGCCCGGCGGTCACCCCTCGAACAACGGCTCCGGTTTCCCCGGCCCCGGACAGCGCACCGACGACGAGCCGAGTGGCGGCTTCGCGGCGGCTCCGCTTCCGCAGCGCGGCTACCCGCAGCAGCCCGGCGCCGAGAACCCGTTCGGCCAGCGCCCTGGTGAAAGCCAGCGCCCTGGTGAAAGCCAGCGCCCTGGTGAAAGCCAGTATCCCGGTGAAAGCCAGCGCCCCGGCGAAGACCAGCACCCCGGCGACGCGGGCCCGTTCGGCCCCCGGCCCGGCGACGCCCCGCAGAGCAACACCTACGGCCAGCGGCCCGACGACAACACCTACGGCCAGCGCGCAGACGACAACGCATACGGTCAGCGGGCCGACGACGCCTACGGGCAGCGGGCCGACGACAACGGCTCCGAACCGAGCGGTGGCTTCGGCAGCGTCCCGTTCCCGCAGCGTGACGGTGGTTTCGGCAACGAAGCTCCGGGCGTCGCGCCACAGTCCCCTGCCCGGGCGTCGGCCCGTGCCTCGGCCAGCGCGCGGATCGCACCGCAGGACACTCCGGGCGCGCCGCCGTTCCCGGGTTCGGGCGGATCCCCGTACTCGATGCCCGGATCTCCGCAGTTCCCGTCGTCGGGTGGCCCGGCGTTCGGCGCCCCCGGTTCCCCGGCTCGCCCCGGCGACCCGGCCGGTCCGCCGTTCAACGAGTTCACCACCGACCTCGCCGGCCGTGGCGCGTCGCCGGACCAGTTCAGCGAGCTCACCACGGACGTCTCCGGGCGGGGCAGCAACCCGTACGTTCCGGCGCCCGCCCTGCCGCCGATGCCGGGCGAGCCGGCTCCCGGTGTCTACCCGGGCAGCCCGGCGGCGCGGGCCACGGTTACGCCGCCTGGCCCGGAGGACACGACGAGCTGGCCGGGTCCGGACGAGCAGGACCGGTTCGAGCAGTTCAAGGCGGAGGAGCCGCCGGCGCCTGCCTCGCCGAAGGTGAACGTGCGCACCGTGCCGGTCACCATCGCGGTCGTGCTCGGCGCGGGTCTGCTGCTGGCGCTGGTGTTCGGCCTGGTCTACCTGATCTCGGGTGACGACGAGTTCAACGTGGCGCAGGGTGACTGCGTGACCCGGAGTTCGGGCAACAAGCCGGTGAAGGCGGACTGCTCGACCGCCGGCGCGTTCGAGGTCGTGTCGATCGCCGGCGCCAAGGAGCAGTGCGCCGACCAGGCCCAGCCGTACATCGTGGTGCCGAAGGACGGCGGCGACCAGGTCCTGTGCCTGAAGCCGAAGGCCTGA
- a CDS encoding dihydrolipoamide acetyltransferase family protein gives MTPMSRIKEFNLPDLGEGLTEGEILAWLVKVGDTIELNQPIVEVETAKAAVEIPAKWAGVVTKIFHEAGTVVEVGKPIISIDTDPGAGPIAEPASAPSAPAAGDDPEAGLIGGPAPGGRTAVLVGYGPKTTTAKRRPRSGTPATPTNATAATPPAAAPGIPAVPLAMASQETPQPVRPAPAPITATVGGPVLAKPPVRKLARDLGVDLATIIGTGPSGSVTRDDVQKAVAQAVAEPDLTPAPALNGAAETGSREQRIPIKGVRKLTAANMVASAFTAPHVTEFLTVDVTRTVKTLEKLRGRPEFAEQKISPLLLVAKAVLLAIKRYPMVNSTWSGETGEIIVKEYVNLGIAAATERGLIVPNVKDAGRLALPELATALNDLIRKARSGKTPPSDMAGGTFSITNVGVYGVDTGTPILPPGESAILALGAIRPTPWVHNGKIKIRQVTTLGLSFDHRIIDGELGSKFLRDVGAFLSDPKTAMLTWG, from the coding sequence GTGACGCCGATGTCCCGGATCAAGGAATTCAACCTGCCCGACCTGGGCGAAGGCCTCACCGAGGGCGAGATCCTGGCCTGGCTCGTCAAGGTCGGCGACACGATCGAGCTGAACCAGCCGATCGTCGAGGTGGAGACGGCGAAAGCAGCAGTCGAGATCCCCGCCAAGTGGGCCGGCGTGGTCACCAAGATCTTCCACGAGGCCGGCACGGTGGTCGAGGTGGGCAAGCCGATCATCTCGATCGACACCGATCCCGGCGCGGGCCCGATCGCCGAACCCGCATCCGCCCCATCCGCTCCCGCCGCAGGTGACGACCCGGAGGCCGGCCTCATCGGTGGTCCGGCTCCGGGCGGCCGCACGGCGGTGCTCGTCGGTTACGGCCCGAAAACCACAACCGCAAAGAGAAGACCCCGATCGGGTACGCCTGCGACTCCCACAAACGCAACGGCGGCCACCCCGCCTGCGGCGGCTCCCGGCATCCCGGCCGTCCCGCTCGCGATGGCATCGCAGGAAACGCCGCAACCCGTCCGGCCCGCGCCCGCCCCGATCACGGCAACCGTGGGTGGACCGGTTCTGGCGAAACCGCCGGTCCGCAAACTGGCCCGGGATCTCGGCGTGGACCTCGCAACGATCATCGGCACCGGCCCGTCCGGGTCGGTGACGCGCGACGACGTACAGAAGGCAGTGGCGCAAGCCGTCGCCGAGCCGGACCTGACCCCCGCGCCCGCGCTGAACGGCGCCGCGGAAACCGGGTCGCGGGAGCAGCGGATCCCGATCAAGGGAGTGCGGAAGCTGACCGCGGCCAACATGGTCGCGTCCGCGTTCACCGCGCCGCACGTCACCGAGTTCCTCACGGTCGACGTGACCCGGACCGTGAAGACGCTGGAGAAACTGCGCGGCCGGCCCGAGTTCGCCGAGCAGAAGATCTCCCCGCTGCTGCTCGTGGCGAAAGCCGTGCTGCTCGCGATCAAGCGATACCCGATGGTCAACTCCACCTGGTCCGGCGAGACCGGCGAGATCATCGTGAAGGAGTACGTGAACCTCGGCATCGCGGCCGCGACCGAGCGCGGGCTGATCGTCCCGAACGTCAAGGACGCCGGCCGGCTCGCCCTGCCGGAGCTGGCCACCGCGCTCAACGACCTGATCCGGAAGGCCCGCTCGGGCAAGACGCCGCCGTCCGACATGGCCGGCGGCACGTTCTCGATCACGAACGTCGGCGTGTACGGCGTCGACACCGGCACGCCGATCCTGCCGCCCGGCGAGTCGGCGATCCTGGCCCTCGGCGCGATCCGGCCGACACCGTGGGTGCACAACGGCAAGATCAAGATTCGCCAGGTCACGACCCTCGGGCTCTCCTTCGACCACCGGATCATCGACGGCGAACTGGGCTCGAAGTTCCTCCGGGACGTCGGCGCCTTCCTCTCCGACCCGAAGACGGCGATGCTCACCTGGGGATAG
- a CDS encoding alpha-ketoacid dehydrogenase subunit beta — protein MMTETINLGKALNHGLRRALENDPKVVIMGEDVGKLGGVFRITDGLQKDFGEDRVIDTPLAEAGIIGTAVGLAIRGYRPVCEIQFDGFVFPAYNQIVSQVAKMHYRSKGNVRLPIVIRIPFGGGIGAVEHHSESPEAYFAHTPGLKVVTCANPADAYSMIQQAITSDDPIVFFEPKRRYWEKGAVDLDAPLSGAFPLHAARVARPGSAATLLAYGPMVKVALDAAAAAAEDGRELEVIDLRSLSPVDYPTIFESVKRTGRAVVVHEAPGNLGLGAELAARITEECFYSLEAPVLRVTGYDIPYPAARAEEEYLPDLDRVLDAVDRAFGW, from the coding sequence CTGATGACCGAGACGATCAACCTGGGCAAGGCGCTCAACCACGGCCTGCGCCGCGCGCTGGAGAACGACCCCAAGGTAGTGATCATGGGGGAGGACGTCGGCAAGCTCGGCGGTGTCTTCCGGATCACCGACGGCCTGCAGAAGGACTTCGGCGAGGACCGGGTGATCGACACCCCGCTCGCCGAGGCCGGCATCATCGGGACCGCTGTCGGCCTCGCGATCCGCGGTTACCGGCCGGTCTGCGAGATCCAGTTCGACGGCTTCGTCTTCCCGGCCTACAACCAGATCGTCAGCCAGGTCGCGAAGATGCATTACCGCTCCAAGGGCAACGTGCGGTTGCCGATCGTCATCCGGATCCCGTTCGGCGGTGGCATCGGCGCTGTCGAGCACCACTCCGAGTCCCCCGAGGCGTACTTCGCGCACACCCCCGGTCTCAAGGTGGTGACCTGCGCCAACCCCGCGGACGCGTACTCGATGATCCAGCAGGCGATCACCTCGGACGACCCGATCGTCTTCTTCGAGCCGAAACGGCGGTACTGGGAGAAGGGCGCGGTCGATCTCGACGCGCCGCTGTCCGGGGCCTTCCCGCTGCACGCGGCACGGGTGGCCCGGCCCGGCTCGGCCGCGACGCTGCTCGCCTACGGCCCGATGGTCAAGGTGGCGCTGGACGCCGCCGCGGCCGCCGCCGAGGACGGCCGTGAGCTGGAGGTCATCGACCTGCGCTCGCTCTCCCCGGTGGACTACCCGACGATCTTCGAGTCGGTGAAGCGGACCGGCCGCGCGGTCGTCGTGCACGAGGCGCCGGGCAACCTGGGCCTCGGCGCGGAACTCGCCGCCCGGATCACCGAGGAGTGCTTCTACTCCCTGGAGGCGCCGGTCCTACGGGTCACCGGCTACGACATCCCCTATCCGGCGGCACGGGCCGAGGAGGAGTACCTCCCCGATCTCGACCGTGTGCTGGACGCCGTCGACCGCGCGTTCGGCTGGTGA
- the pdhA gene encoding pyruvate dehydrogenase (acetyl-transferring) E1 component subunit alpha, whose protein sequence is MAKGERDKAGNDVPAGGFVQLLTPDGERIDSATTADGSIYTVDFSDEEYRELYRDLVTVRRLDAEAVALQRQGELGIWASLLGQEAAQVGSGRALRPQDMAFPTYREHGVLYCRGIDPIMPFGLFRGVDQGGWDPNEFRFNTYTIVIGSQTLHATGYAMGVTMDGKTGGTDGEAVIAYFGDGATSQGEVNESFVWSGVFNAPIVFFCQNNQYAISEPLERQTRVPLYQRAGGYGFPGIRVDGNDVLATYAVTRAALDNARTGQGPTLIEAYTYRMGAHTSSDDPTRYRISSEVESWKAKDPIKRLKAFLTKQQLAGDDFFGEVDETAGALALDLRERVLAMPDPQPVAMFDHVYPNGSPEVAAQRNAFARYQASFEGSGH, encoded by the coding sequence ATGGCGAAAGGCGAGCGCGACAAAGCCGGGAACGACGTTCCGGCCGGCGGCTTCGTCCAACTGCTGACCCCGGACGGCGAGCGCATCGACAGCGCGACCACCGCCGACGGAAGCATCTACACCGTCGATTTCAGCGACGAGGAGTACCGGGAGCTCTACCGGGATCTGGTGACCGTCCGACGGCTCGACGCGGAGGCCGTCGCCCTGCAGCGGCAGGGCGAGCTCGGCATCTGGGCCAGCCTGCTCGGTCAGGAAGCGGCGCAGGTCGGTTCCGGCCGCGCGCTGCGCCCGCAGGACATGGCGTTCCCCACCTACCGCGAGCACGGGGTCCTCTACTGCCGCGGCATCGACCCGATCATGCCGTTCGGCCTGTTCCGCGGCGTCGACCAGGGCGGCTGGGACCCGAACGAGTTCCGGTTCAACACCTACACGATCGTGATCGGCTCGCAGACGCTGCACGCCACCGGGTACGCCATGGGCGTCACGATGGACGGCAAGACCGGCGGCACGGACGGCGAGGCCGTGATCGCGTACTTCGGGGACGGCGCCACCAGCCAGGGCGAGGTCAACGAATCGTTCGTCTGGTCCGGCGTCTTCAACGCCCCCATCGTCTTCTTCTGCCAGAACAACCAGTACGCGATCTCCGAGCCCCTCGAGCGCCAGACCCGCGTCCCGCTCTACCAGCGCGCCGGAGGTTACGGCTTCCCCGGCATCCGGGTCGACGGCAACGACGTGCTCGCGACCTACGCGGTGACGCGCGCCGCGCTGGACAACGCCCGTACCGGTCAGGGCCCGACCCTGATCGAGGCGTACACCTATCGCATGGGCGCACACACCAGCTCCGACGACCCCACCCGCTACCGCATCTCCAGCGAGGTCGAGTCCTGGAAGGCGAAAGACCCGATCAAGCGGCTCAAGGCCTTCCTCACCAAGCAGCAGCTGGCCGGCGACGACTTCTTCGGCGAGGTGGACGAGACCGCCGGCGCGCTCGCCCTGGACCTGCGCGAGCGGGTCCTCGCGATGCCCGATCCGCAACCGGTCGCCATGTTCGACCACGTCTATCCGAACGGTTCGCCGGAAGTGGCGGCGCAGCGGAACGCGTTCGCCAGATACCAGGCTTCGTTCGAGGGGAGTGGGCACTGA